The Montipora capricornis isolate CH-2021 chromosome 6, ASM3666992v2, whole genome shotgun sequence genome has a window encoding:
- the LOC138051471 gene encoding tolloid-like protein 2 produces MAAVNANWITLQLLALWIEICFSSCGNLLEGKSGDLRFPLIGEGNAGQKLDCIWTINVPEGFRVKLTFTDFVMRTSCCSCVHDFLEIRDGTMYNSTLIDIFCAKKEPKYVFSSRNVVWIRFVSDFRTYRGNRFRLSYEAVCGRHYDSTSGSFSSPGYPFPYGNDEDCIYSIAVPKGRIKVTFDSFSVEGRMPVCLSDFLEVKEMRYVDYSSSQGHSRVRRYCGNEKPPIIYSTRGSNLWFRFKSDLSGEQSGFSAYYRTISTGEGTCGGTLKDKSGFIYSQNYPYRFPSGQECTWKIQVPSDMHVQLYFDTLDFGMNEGVCSHAYLEIFDGPDIYSHKIGQYCGNSIPRKIVSRANMLLIKAVSNAEIQETGWFSLRYESSTTGACGLQKFACINRQCIESYQECNGESQCDDGSDEESCPDREGSDLFSWYRFWPVSVVGGMLIVGIWLWRAWKKIMSARSEIEHYQAATPSPNHVELLPCTTVELPSYVEAVAQANRPPPSYEETLREHPEIEQDSAQDATTEGSMGSPTLNDSFEERSSRNGPQPSSSVVMYGVATLPYDNRRMRTGKRHHAQRV; encoded by the coding sequence ATGGCTGCGGTCAACGCAAACTGGATTACTTTGCAGCTCTTAGCACTTTGGATTGAGATCTGTTTTTCTTCCTGTGGAAACCTCCTTGAAGGGAAATCCGGCGATCTTCGTTTTCCACTCATCGGAGAAGGAAATGCAGGCCAAAAATTGGATTGTATTTGGACGATCAACGTGCCCGAAGGATTTCGTGTGAAACTAACATTCACAGACTTTGTTATGAGGACGTCATGTTGCTCGTGTGTTCACGATTTCTTAGAAATCCGCGATGGAACAATGTATAATTCAACTCTTATCGATATCTTTTGTGCTAAGAAAGAACCTAAATACGTTTTTTCTAGTCGAAATGTCGTATGGATCAGATTCGTTTCAGATTTTCGGACCTACCGGGGCAATCGATTTCGTTTGTCGTACGAGGCAGTTTGCGGCCGCCATTATGACAGCACCTCAGGGAGTTTTAGCTCACCCGGATATCCATTCCCCTATGGAAATGACGAAGATTGCATCTATAGTATTGCAGTACCCAAAGGAAGAATTAAAGTGACGTTCGACAGCTTCAGTGTGGAAGGTCGAATGCCAGTTTGTTTATCTGATTTCCTCGAGGTAAAAGAAATGCGATATGTTGACTACTCGAGTTCTCAAGGGCATTCTCGAGTTCGACGTTATTGTGGAAATGAGAAACCGCCGATTATATACTCCACACGGGGCAGCAATCTCTGGTTTCGATTCAAAAGCGATTTGTCTGGTGAACAGTCGGGGTTTTCGGCGTATTACCGCACGATTTCAACCGGGGAGGGGACTTGCGGAGGCACTCTGAAGGACAAATCGGGGTTCATTTATTCTCAAAATTACCCGTATCGTTTTCCATCAGGCCAGGAATGCACGTGGAAAATCCAAGTCCCTTCTGACATGCATGTACAATTGTACTTTGACACACTAGATTTTGGAATGAACGAAGGGGTGTGTAGCCACGCCTATCTGGAGATCTTTGATGGGCCTGACATTTATTCTCATAAAATTGGACAGTATTGTGGGAATTCAATTCCCAGGAAAATTGTATCACGGGCAAACATGCTGCTCATCAAAGCAGTGTCCAATGCAGAGATACAGGAAACAGGATGGTTTTCACTGCGATATGAATCCTCAACAACTGGTGCTTGTGGATTGCAAAAGTTTGCATGCATCAATCGGCAATGCATTGAGAGCTATCAGGAGTGCAATGGTGAAAGTCAGTGTGATGATGGCTCAGATGAGGAAAGTTGCCCTGATAGAGAAGGGTCTGATCTGTTTTCCTGGTACAGATTCTGGCCAGTTAGTGTGGTGGGAGGTATGCTCATTGTAGGAATTTGGCTGTGGAGGGCatggaaaaaaatcatgtctGCACGATCTGAAATAGAGCATTATCAGGCTGCTACGCCTTCACCAAATCATGTGGAATTGCTCCCGTGCACTACGGTAGAACTTCCAAGTTATGTCGAGGCTGTAGCTCAGGCCAACAGACCTCCACCTTCTTATGAAGAAACTCTCAGAGAACATCCTGAAATAGAACAAGACTCTGCCCAAGATGCTACTACCGAAGGGAGCATGGGCAGCCCCACTTTGAATGACAGTTTTGAAGAAAGGTCATCAAGGAATGGACCTCAACCTTCTTCATCTGTGGTGATGTATGGAGTGGCAACCTTGCCTTATGACAATCGCAGGATGCGAACTGGTAAAAGACATCATGCGCAAAGAGTCTAA
- the LOC138051474 gene encoding uncharacterized protein isoform X1: MANEEEQLRITAVELRKFRKKLRQIERLEELERDLTEEEIFKLSTKDELRSKVQELIARADVLTREKQNMETEPVEEPANEQEEERMTENSQAVVVDNPGSSHYAPSEIREQNREEPVTNEAYDQAPLLRPLPAVTAPDVVLEAQTRATSVLASDSTTMRFHVRNFEGHNDVICSVDCQGSLLVSGGRDTMLKLWDADSGRETRSMGGHTGTITSVFLVPKEKTRESAPPSGFRADQYSVLTGSKDCSMKIWSLANGQITRSMYVFSPVESLDCNCNNVIAAGLDGGKVELWDLETGTSVRSVRGHDEDAVTALKFQDSRVVSGSASGVVKVWDVRDNSLKSVMSSEHACADNAAGNVAVKPRRVRCIATTQEAVYWGDDGVNMKAMDLKTGKLRKIRNHVTEFGSTGAMATTGTCLVSAGYDLDRGNGYLNVRRLPSEEYVATVDDENTGCITCLSCTETTRDKVTLHRMCTGGMELKVWDQLPRSKVKKRARPETDDVYITAKHVRRYGLPDVSDTESSEEDDDQPEGGDSDDDDDVSNAGSTSRSWCTIS, from the exons ATGGCCAACGAAGAAGAACAGCTCAGGATCACTGCTGTCGAACTTCGAAAATTCAGGAAAAAGCTTCGTCAGATCGAGAGACTTGAGGAACTAGAACGTGACCTTACAGAGGAGGAAATCTTCAAG CTTTCCACAAAAGATGAACTGCGCTCCAAAGTTCAGGAGCTTATAGCAAGGGCTGATGTATTGACACGTGAAAAGCAAAATATGGAAACTGAACCGGTTGAAGAACCTGCAAATGAACAAGAAGAAGAGAGAATGACTGAAAACTCACAAGCTGTTGTAGTAGATAATCCTGGCAGCAGTCACTATGCACCGAGTGAAATTCGTGAGCAGAATAGAGAGGAACCTGTGACAAATGAAGCATATGACCAAGCTCCTTTGTTGCGGCCTCTGCCCGCTGTCACTGCACCAGATGTTGTGTTAGAGGCCCAGACTCGAGCAACATCAGTTTTGGCTTCTGATAGCACGACCATGAGATTTCATGTTAGGAATTTTGAAGGCCACAATGATGTCATTTGCAGTGTTGACTGTCAAGGATCTTTACTTGTGTCTGGCGG CCGCGACACAATGCTGAAATTATGGGATGCAGACAGTGGCCGAGAGACTAGAAGCATGGGTGGGCATACTGGAACCATAACATCTGTGTTCCTTGTGCCTAAGGAAAAAACGCGTGAAAGCG CTCCACCGTCCGGCTTCCGCGCTGACCAATACTCGGTACTCACGGGCTCAAAAGATTGTTCCATGAAAATATGGTCCCTCGCTAACG GGCAAATCACAAGATCGATGTATGTATTTTCGCCGGTGGAGAGTTTGGATTGTAACTGTAACAATGTGATTGCAGCTGGTTTAG atggTGGTAAGGTAGAGTTATGGGATCTAGAGACGGGAACTTCTGTGAGATCCGTGCGAGGACACGACGAAGATGCTGTTACGGCTCTCAAG TTCCAGGACAGCCGCGTTGTCAGTGGCTCTGCTTCTGGGGTGGTAAAAGTCTGGGACGTTAGGGACAATTCTCTCAAGTCAGTGATGAGCTCAGAACATGCCTGTGCTGATAACGCTGCCGGAAACGTAGCGGTGAAACCGAGACGCGTGCGTTGCATAGCAACAACACAGGAAGCGGTTTATTGGGGAGATGATGGGGTGAACATGAAAGCGATGGATTTAAAGACAG GTAAACTTCGCAAGATTCGTAATCACGTGACAGAATTTGGATCTACCGGTGCCATGGCAACTACAGGCACGTGTCTTGTGAGCGCGGGCTATGATTTGGATCGCGGAAATGGATACTTGAATG TTCGTAGGCTTCCCTCCGAGGAATACGTAGCGACCGTCGATGACGAAAACACTGGTTGTATCACTTGCTTATCGTGCACTGAGACAACACGTGACAAGGTGACGCTCCACAGAATGTGCACAGGAGGAATGGAACTGAAAGTTTGGGATCAGCTGCCGAGGTCAAAGGTCAAAAAACGTGCCCG ACCAGAAACCGATGACGTCTACATCACGGCCAAACATGTTCGCCGTTACGGTCTTCCCGATGTCAGTGACACGGAGAGTAGCGAAGAAGACGATGACCAACCCGAAGGAGGCGACtccgatgacgatgatgacgtcAGCAATGCCGGGAGTACGTCACGGTCTTGGTGCACTATATCGTGA